A window of Hordeum vulgare subsp. vulgare chromosome 5H, MorexV3_pseudomolecules_assembly, whole genome shotgun sequence genomic DNA:
atgtcACCCAGAGGTGCTCCCATGTCTCCCATGAGAGACGCAAAACTCATACCTTCCATGCCCCCTCCCATGGTAGCtccgaagccacccatgcctcccatgcttCCCATGGCACCCATGGTTGGAGGTGCTTACATgcctcccatgcctcccatggttgCTCCAAAGCCACCAATGCCACCCATGCCACGCATGCCTCTTTTTTGTACCAAGACTTCTTCACGAGCAATATTAACATACTCTTTTTTCTTCTCATCAAGGGTACATGTGTCTATGAAGATCAATGATTTCTCCCATTACAACAATCTAGTTTGCTCTTCCATGACCAATTTCTTCTCCTTCAatgccaccttcctctcctcggccaccaccttcctctcctcggtCGCCAACCTCCTAACATTGTCCATCgcatcttggttccttgccatCTTCCTCACCTCGTTAGCTTCCTTCCTTGCGttcacaatagcttccatagcaATTGTTAGCTCATCATtgcctttcctcttcttcttttcttttgcgtCTTTCTTGCCTCCATTTGGTCTTTTTGGCTTGGAGTAGGCAACCGAGTTTGGTGTAAGGCTTCTCTTGCCATCATAACTTGATGCCTCCGCATCATCATCATCCAAATCAATACTTCTCTTGTGTTTGTTGGTCTCCTCATTGACACCTTCACGAGGcttccatttctcatcatccttcaacaCCTCATAGCAATGGTGCAAGGTAAATGGCCTCCCTTTATTCAtccttcctttcttggtcttcttctcctctccttgaaATAAGTTTTGTGCAATAGTGAGCTACAAACAAAAGAACAAATTAGCACTTGAAACACAAAAGAAAAAGCAtgaacaaagaagaagcatgagCATGGAAGAGTCATGAAAGAAATGACACTTACCCTATCTCTATCATTAGTACTACTTGGGTTTAACGTGTCAACCACCTTAAGTGCGGCCGCCCACTTTTGACGATCTCTGTTGATTGTCGACTATCGGGAATGGAGAGATCTTTCTGTGCGGTCAATTCCACTTTTGTTGTGAAAACCAAAGTGCTCCTTCATCCGGATCCAATATGCATCTCTACTTTGGTCCCCTCCAACGGTGGCATCCCTAGACACTTGCAACCATGTATTGCATAGCAAGACGTCTTCATCCATCGTGTAGTTGCCCGCTCTTTCTTTCGGTGCACCGACTATACCTTCACCAtcctcgtccacctcaaactcatgATCATCGAAATGCACCTCATTGGCTTGAGACCAATGAGAATTGTTGGagccaacacccatagttgacataTATATATCATCACTGAAACTACAAAGTATGTACAACAAAACAAATAAGCTATCCATATGTATCCATTCAAAAAACAACATCGGAAAGAATTGAGCAAAAATTTACCTTGGGGGCATTCATCGAACACATTGTGTGCATCGCCCGCCGACGCGGCAAGCGAGCTTGTCGGCGCTTCGGTCGCCGTCGCATCCTTCGTACGCCCAGCAAGTTCTACTTCGGCCGTCTAGGGGAGTCATCCGTCGCCTTGTTCTTCTTTCAGGAGACCTTGCCCTTCTTCACCACCGCCGCATTTGGGAGCTTCGAGAAGGGGGCACGTGGCTCCACGGCGGGCACCGGCACGCTGCCACCCGCTACCGAGGTCGTTTGTGGCGCCATGAAAAGGGCGCGCGCGAGACCCGTGGTTGGAGGAGCACCGGCGGAGGCGACTCCAGAGCTCCCTACAATAGGGTTTGCGCCGGTggtggaggcggtggcggggTCACGACCGTACGGAGGGGTGAGGGTGATGTTGGCGCGGTTGCCCATCGGGCGAATCCACTGGCGGCGAGGCGGGCGGGGCGTGGGCGGAGCGAAagagggaggtaggagaaggtgCGGCGCGAGCGCTCGAGTGTGCAGTACGCGGGAGCGGGCGCACGAAATAAGCGACGCGCGATGCCGTTTCGTCCGACGCGTTGAACCACGTATGCCCCGCGCGCGGTTTTTCCGCCTCCGCTGGAGCGTCAGAAGTGGTTGTGCGCACGCAAAAatcgttttttttttttgcagtgCGACGCTTATATAGCGCGGTTGTTGGAGATGCCGCCCAAAAAATGCTCCACGCACTAAACAATTCGTTTTTTGGGCGTCGGACAGCTCCAACAAAGACGGCAAAAGTGTGCACGCGCTTAAAAGTTTTGGCCACGCGTTGAAAAGCGTTGTCGCGCGCAGTATATTTGAGGCGCCAGCTTGTTCACGCTTCACAATTTGCACTGTGTGCTTTTTGATCGCTCGTTTTTTACATCTATAAAAGCAACGTTGGTCCCCGCACAATAAAAACTTTTATTAACGTAAATCTTTTGTGTAGGTGTTGAAGATGCTTTAAGGATCCGGTCTCGAAAGACTAGAGGATTTTCTACGGAATGATGTGTCtcttgcaacatcacaacttccaGTCATGTGGTAGATACAGACGAACGGTCCTAAATGACTGATGCAAGAAGCACCTTGATTACCAACTAGCTAGGTCTTTTATATAGTAAGGATATGCGACTGAAATGTATATGTGCTTAATATGAATTATGTTGATGTTGATCTCAATCGTTCATGTTATTAGATACTCCGTATAACCGTATTATTCAATGAAACACAAATTAAATGAATCGAACGTGCGGTCAGAACAGAGTACATCACGATGAATCCAACCAAAACAAAAAAGGAGAGAGAAATCAAATTACTACCAATCCGAccgaaaataaacacaaaagtttCGCCATTATCGGATGTTTCTCAGAAAatgatgatgatctcatcagttgAACTTGCTGCAGACCCTGCGGACCTCCCCCTGTGTGCCGGTAAGCACCTTGACCTCCCCCAGCTTGACGAGGGCCTGCGGGAAGAGCCAGCTGAAGTGGTCGGTGTTGGCGAGCCTGTCGACCATCCACTTCGTGGAGCTGTCGTTGTAGAGGTTCTGGTCGACGGCGAGCACGCCACGGCGGAGCTGCAGCATCTTGTAGAAGCTATTGTCCACCTTGGACGCGCTGGACCGGTCGTCCAGGTACAGGATGGTGTTGTCTGACGACGCCGTGTCGGGGCACGGATACTTCTTGTATGTGGCCGCGGTGTTCGGGTCCATGCTGGGGTCCGTCGCCCCGGCCTTGCCGCCGTAGCTGTAGAGACGGCTCCTCTTGATCATGCTGCAGTGCGTGACGCCAACGGTGTGCGCGCCCAGCAGAACGACCATGTCGTCCGAGCTGAGGCCGAGATTGCGGAAGAAAGCGGCTGCCTTGGGGACCGTATCATCTGGCCCCGGAAGATTCACGTCGGTGGCTACGGACCGCCGGCTGTCCCTGCGCCCGGTGCGCACCGTGTATCTTCGCCCCGTGGACGCGGTGACCGCGTCCCTGGTTGCGAGGACCTCGATGTCGGAGCAGGATACGACGCCGGGGCACCGCTTCTCGAGCTCCGTCTTGATGGTAGCGATGAGGTCGTAGCCCTTCACGCTCTggttcggctttgccgtcttctCTGTGCCGGTGCCGTCGATCAGCAGCCCTCCGTCGCAGCCCTACACGTACGCACGTATATATATGGTCAAAGACAAACACGTTAGTCGATCTTTACTGTAGAGTAACAGAAGAATTAGTGGCGCGCACGTATATATATGAGTCAAACACATTAGTATATGCATGTACATACATTGACGCCGCACTCGTGGAACAGCAAGCGCAGGAGGTGGGCGACGATGGCGCTGTCCTGGGTGAAGCGGgccttgacgataccctggacgacCGCCTCCACGTCGTTGCCGCGGCACTTGCCCGTGTAGAACCCGTTCTGCAGCTGCGCCTGGCCATCGGTGGCAAGCCCAAGCACGGCGACGGCGAGCACCACCGCCAGCACTGCTGCCCGTGTGTGCCCCATGGGTTACCTAGCTAGCTGATTGCTAGTTACCTCTTGGTGTGCTTGATTTATAGGAGGTGTGGCAAACAAATGGCGTATGTCTGTCCTATTTATAGTAGGTTGGGGGATGACATGGTCTCCTTGAAGTTGTCGGATGTTTGGTCATGGAGATCACGTATGCCTTGATTCCGTTCTTTCTCAAATCTTAGCTAAGCAAGTGGGCATGTGCTAGCTGTGCCTGCTCGAATGATTGTAATTTGTTGACGTTTCCAGATCTTTCGAAGCATTCTAATTCTTGCTGGCAAGAATGCGAACCATGACATCCGACGTGGTATGGTGTCTCTTTGCTATACGACTCATGTACATATGCCTATTTAGATTGAAAAAAGTCCAAAACAAACCTTAAATTTGTAGGCGAAAGCTAAATCAAATCATAAACTCTCAATCTCTCAAATCAGCACATTAAATTTTTAATCCCGATCTATTTTAAACCTTGATAGGATTTAACTGGTATTTGCTGAATTGAGACGGCCCATTAGCGCAGTCGCTCGCGCACTCACTGCTCTGATTTTTCTTTAAATATGAAGGTTAAATATGAGGATTAAAAAAGACAACCCATCATACTCAAAGAGTGAAGATTTGGAAATCTCTTTCCAAGCGAGCCTACTAGTACAACTAAATCAAatgcttttgaagaattaaagggGCTTATCATGACAGTTGGGTTAGTTTTCTCGCGGAGGAGTTGGGAAACTTGTCGTTGAAGAATTCGAACTGTTGTGCCAGTCGTCGGTAACCCGTTGATGGGAGCGCACTCGAGTCCCTGGTCAGTGCTCCGACTATAAATAACCCATGTCCCGCCCTAGATAGGGTGGTTGCTCAAGTTCCTTTCTGCATGTGCTATAAAGTGCATCCCTCCTCCATTTTCGTGGCCAATCCTAAATGAGGGAAACCACCTAAGCCAAGAACGAGCtttgattgagcatcattgaataagTAGTGATGTCAATCTCTTGAGATTGTTTACTTGGAGGACTTAGCATTCTCTAAACGAATAGGCATCATTCTGCGAGCATCCAAAGTGTGGATTCGTCAAAAACTAGTTTTCATCGGTCTGAAGATGACGACAAGATCTACCTTGAGGGATTGGGCAAGTTATGAGTAACTTACCTCAAAGAGAACAATGCGAGGACTTGTTTGTCCTCAAAGCAGTGTGCTCAGCCTCTCCAACCAAAACATAGATTTGTTGCTAACAATTTGAACTTGATTAAATAAGTCATCGTGTGCCTTCACAAAGCTTATGGTTATTTTTCCCGTACTCTTTACATTTTGTACTCCATTGTGTTTCGGGGATTTCTTCACTCCTGTCGgtctctgttgttgtttttgtcctaCATTGTGGTTGCTATGAAGACTTTTATGTTGTTTATTTGTATATTCTAATT
This region includes:
- the LOC123398441 gene encoding peroxidase 57-like — its product is MGHTRAAVLAVVLAVAVLGLATDGQAQLQNGFYTGKCRGNDVEAVVQGIVKARFTQDSAIVAHLLRLLFHECGVNGCDGGLLIDGTGTEKTAKPNQSVKGYDLIATIKTELEKRCPGVVSCSDIEVLATRDAVTASTGRRYTVRTGRRDSRRSVATDVNLPGPDDTVPKAAAFFRNLGLSSDDMVVLLGAHTVGVTHCSMIKRSRLYSYGGKAGATDPSMDPNTAATYKKYPCPDTASSDNTILYLDDRSSASKVDNSFYKMLQLRRGVLAVDQNLYNDSSTKWMVDRLANTDHFSWLFPQALVKLGEVKVLTGTQGEVRRVCSKFN